A genomic window from Lepisosteus oculatus isolate fLepOcu1 chromosome 27, fLepOcu1.hap2, whole genome shotgun sequence includes:
- the txnipb gene encoding thioredoxin interacting protein b — MVGMMKKVKTFEVIFSDPSKTAYSSGDKVAGRVALEVSEVTRVSALRVLGVGCAKVEYAKGKQRCREEMDYLKYEDTLHLDDQPTDKDGSVTLRPGNKYEYMFGFELPQQGQLVSSYKGKFGSVQYYVKALLERPSHPTLETTKNFDVVEPLDVNTPDLDSPAAGAKEKKVTCMFIPDGQVSLNARIDRRGFCEGEDICISAKFENTCSRIVVPKAAIIAKHTYQANGRTKVFRQKLSSVRGNHIISGMCDAWQGKTIRVPKIKPSILGCNIIRVEYALMIYVHIPGSDKLMLELPLVIGTVPYNGLSSRNNSMCSQGGSSTSSNSWVSLRMPSAPPSYCDITRDCRLDTPLTPLLDDYDEGDSPLFMNAPEFQFPPLPAYSEVDQEYNGNPLVQAC; from the exons ATGGTGGGCATGATGAAGAAAGTGAAGACCTTCGAGGTGATCTTCAGCGACCCCAGCAAGACGGCCTACTCCAGCGGGGACAAGGTGGCCGGCCGGGTGGCGCTGGAGGTGTCCGAGGTGACGCGGGTGTCGGCCCTGCGGGTGCTCGGCGTGGGCTGCGCCAAGGTGGAGTACGCCAAGGGCAAGCAGCGGTGCCGCGAGGAGATGGACTACCTGAAGTACGAGGACACGCTGCACCTGGACGACCAGCCCACAG ACAAGGATGGCTCTGTGACTCTGAGACCGGGGAACAAATACGAGTACATGTTTGGATTTGAGCTTCCTCAGCAAGG GCAGCTGGTGTCCTCCTACAAGGGGAAGTTCGGGAGTGTGCAATACTACGTGAAGGCCCTGCTGGAGAGACCCTCCCACCCCACCCTGGAGACCACCAAGAACTTTGACGTGGTGGAGCCCCTGGACGTCAACACCCCTGACCTGGAT tcTCCAGCAGCCGGGGCCAAGGAGAAGAAGGTCACCTGTATGTTCATCCCTGACGGACAGGTGTCTCTGAACGCCAGGATCGACCGCAGGGGCTTCTGCGAAG GCGAGGATATCTGCATCAGCGCCAAGTTCGAGAACACCTGCTCCCGCATCGTGGTGCCCAAGGCCGCCATCATCGCCAAGCACACCTACCAGGCCAACGGCCGCACCAAGGTCTTCCGGCAGAAGCTGTCGTCGGTGCGAGGGAACCACATCATCTCTGGCATGTGCGACGCCTGGCAGGGCAAGACTATCCGCGTGCCCAAGATCAAGCCGTCCATCCTGGGCTGCAACATCATCCGCGTGGAGTACGCGCTGATG ATCTACGTCCACATCCCGGGCAGCGACAAGCTGATGCTGGAGCTGCCCCTGGTCATCGGCACCGTCCCCTACAACGGGCTCAGCAGCCGCAACAACAGCATGTGCAGCCAGGGCGGCAGCAGCACCTCCTCCAACAGCTGGGTGTCCCTGCGCATGCCCAGCGCGCCGCCCAGCTACTGCGACATCACCCGGGACTGCAGGCTGGACACCCCTCTCACCCCGCTGCTGGACGACTACGACGAGGGCGACAGCCCCCTCTTCATGAACGCCCCCGAGTTCCAGTTCCCTCCCCTGCCAGCCTACTCCGAG GTTGACCAGGAGTACAATGGGAATCCTCTTGTGCAGGCCTGCTGA